GATGTTCAAGAGAAAGgattgccgggtgcggtggctcatgcctgtaatcccaccactttgagaggctgaggtgggaggatcgcttgagcccaggagttaagaccagcctgagcaacatggcaagactccctTTGTaccaaaaaatttcaaaatgggctgggcatggtggtgtgcctgtagtcccaggtactcaggaggctgaggcaggattgcttgagcctgggaggtcgaggctgcagtgagctattattaatattacagCCTGGACAAtggaacaagactgtctcaaacaaaaaaaaaaaaagagagaaaagccttttgagaagtgtgcaagttcttttatatatttacaaaaccTTTATTcactctgttaattttttttgtttttatttttaaggcagggtctcactcttttgccctggctggggtgcagtggcatgatctcagctcactgcagcctcaacctcccgggctcaaccCTTGaggcaatcctaccacctcaacctcctgaataggtaggactacaggcctgtgccaccacactaactaatctttgtattttttgtagagacagggtgttgccatgttccccaggctggtctcgaactcttgggctcaagtaatcctcccacttcgacccaaagtgctgggattataggtttgagccactgtgcccaccctctgttaaccatttttttttttttttttttttttttgagatggagtctcactctgttgcccaggctggagggcagcggcatgatcttggcttactgcagcctctgcctcccaggttcaagcgattctcctgcttcagcttcctgagtaactgggattacaagcgtgcctGGCCTCTGTTGACTTTTAAATCATAACATTTGTCTTAAGACTAGTGGTAactgccagatgtggtggctcacacctataatcccagcacttttagaggccgaaaaaaaagaagaaaaaaagataagcagtaactggttttgctttgtttttagccTTAAAGTGTTTTTGGCTGGCTTTATGAAGTCTGTTCCTGGACTTCTGCCCTCCTAATTTGTTCTTGGCCATTGTCAGACTTGGTTGGATACGTGCACATAGCGTCTGCAGCTCAGGTGATGCCATCTGCATGCACAGTGTCCAGGAAGTCCCTGGGAGGGGGATCCGGTCTAAGGGGGATGCTAACAACCTGTTGttgctttctttatttctaaactcCCTCCCCATTTTACTCCCCCAGGAACTACAAAGCACCTGCTGTATATTGCTCAGGTTAAAATGATTTCACATTTAAATTGGATTttaaggctgggagtggtggttcacgcctataatcccagcactttgggaggctgaggcaggaggatcacctgagctcagaagttccagaccagcctggccaacatggtgaaaccttgtcttcactaaaaatacaaaaattagctgggcgtggtggcgcgtgcctatagtcccagccactcgggaggctgaggcaggagagttgcttgaacccgagaggtagagatttcagtgaaccgagatcgtgccactgcactccagcctgagcaacagagcaaaactccatctcaaaataaataaataaataaataaataaataaataaaatacaaataaaaactggaTTTTCACTATTTCGTAACATTGCTTAAAGGTGTGGAAGACCCTTTGGGGTGTTAGAGTACCAAGGTTGCTATAATTGCAGTAATGGTAACGAACACTCAGATGAGGTTGGTGTCACCTTCACAGAGTGTCGTGAAGTGCTGTCACATTCCTCGCTTCCATGGAGGGAAACATTAGCATTCCTATTTTCCAAAGTCCTGGATGTGACCGTGTAGACAAGTCTAGCTGCTTGTCTGAGGTGGTGTTTGCTTTAGCCCCTTTTTCAGGCCTCTTAAGGCCTTTGGGCCCTAGCTCAACCCCAGCATCCTTGAAGCCCTCgtgagagagagagcgagcaggTTTGGACAAGCCCTGCTTCGAGGACTATGGCAGGGGTCAGCTTCTGGAAGGGCAGCCGTCGGGAACTCACTTTCCCTTGAATTCAGCAGCATCTAAGCTCTGAATGTGGCCCAGTCACCCTGGGCAGAAACAAGACCTGAGCCACTTTCCCCACagctctctctcctgccccttCTGCCCCAGGACAGGAGTCCAGAGCACGTCCCCCACATGTGAGGCAGCAGGTAGATCTTGGGTGAGAAACCTCTTACTGCATATCAcacagaggcggaggttgtagtaagctgagatggcaccactgcgaTCTCCATGCGAGATGCACGGaatcccactctgtcgcccaggctggagtacggtggcacagtcttggctcactgcaacctccacctcctgggtttaagcgattcttgtgccccagcctcccgagtagctgagattacaggtgcctaccaccacgcccagctaatttttgtatttttggtagagacagggtttcatcatgttggccaggctcgtctcgaactcctgacctcaggtgatccacccactttggcctcccgaggtgctgggattataggcatgagccaccacacccggccttgtttccaccttttgactgTTATGAATATGCTGCTATAAGCATTCATGTacaaacttttgttttgtttttagggacaaggtcttgctctgttgccctggctggagttcagtggtgccatcatagctcactgcagcctcaaactcctgatctcaagcgatcctcccacctctgcttcccaaatttctgggaatacaggcgcttgccaccatgcctggctaatttttacgtttcatgtagagatgtggtcttgctgtgttgcccacactggtcttgaactcctggcctcaagcagtcttccaccttggcctccaaaagcagtaggattacagacgtgagctaccacgcctggcccatgtgtgcaagtttttgtatggacctatgtttccatttcttttgggAATATACCTAGGATTAGAATCGGTGATCATCTGGTATCTGTATAATCTtgtgaggaactgccacactgacTTCTAAAATGGCTGcacaatttacattcccaccagcggtgtatgagaattccagtttCTCCTTGTGGTTAACAGCACGTATTATCTGACTTTCGATTCTGACCATCCTACAGAGTTTGAAGTGGTATCCCATTGTAgttctgattttcatttccctgatgacgatggacgttgagcatcttttctttttatgtgcttattggccatttgcacatcgtctttggagaaatgtctattcagatctttgtccatttttaagtgGGTTATTTGTATCATccagttgtaagagttctttatatattctggatatattgggtcagatatatgatttgcaaaatgaggttttctcccattttgtgggttttattttcattttcttgctggtgtcttttgaagcacaaaaaGTACTTTTTATTATGACTTGAATCTCTTCACTTGTTATAGGTTTATTCagattgtctgtttcttcttgagtcagttttaaTAGTCTGTgcctttctaggaatttgtccatttcacctAAATTATCTAATTTGTCCGCATGCAATTGTTTATTAGTATttctttataatcctttttatttctgtagagtcAATAGAATGTCCCCTCTTTCACTTCTGATTCTAATAATTTGAGTCTGATTCTTG
This genomic window from Macaca mulatta isolate MMU2019108-1 chromosome 20, T2T-MMU8v2.0, whole genome shotgun sequence contains:
- the LOC106994932 gene encoding ribosomal biogenesis factor-like, coding for MGREFRNKESNNRLLASPLDRIPLPGTSWTLCMQMASPELQTLCARIQPSLTMAKNKLGGQKSRNRLHKASQKHFKAKNKAKPVTTNKELIPHWHHESEPVNVEEAAGLMA